The genomic interval TTTTTTTGTGCTTATGCTGTTCAACTGGTTGATGCCGGCCACTGAATCGAACCGCATGGCCGCGGAGGATCCCATTGTCATCCTTGTGTCTATAGACGGGTATCGCGCTGATTATCTCGATCAATATCCTTCTCCAAACATCAGCGCCTTGGCTGCACGCGGCGTACGTGCGGAAGGGATGATAGCTGCTCACCCCACAAAAACATTCCCGAACCACTATACCATTGTAACCGGGCGTTATCCTTCAAATCATGGGATTGTCGCAAATGTGATGTATGACCCCGTTTTTGATGAGACGTTTACCATGTCCAAACGCCATGAAGTAGAAAACCCGAGATGGTGGGAGGGCGAGCCGCTATGGGTGACAGCTGAGTTACAGGGCGTGAAATCGGGGACTTATTTCTGGCCTGGTTCAGAGGCGCCGATTAAAGATGTTAGGCCTTCTTTTTGGAAACGATATGACGGCTCGGTACCGGGCAATCGTCGGGTAGACGAAATTCTTTCATGGCTTGATCTGGACCCCGCTGAGCGGCCGCGGTTCATTACACTCTATTTCAGCGACGTCGACGCTCAGGGACACCGCCACGGGCCTGCTTCTGGAGAGGTTGAGGAGGCCATCGATCGGGTTGATGGCTATATCGGCCGGCTATTGGATGGCATCACCTCACGGGGCCTTAATTCCGCTGTAAATGTGATTGTTGTCTCTGATCACGGCATGGCGCAGACCAGTCCTGATAAAGTCATTTTTATCGATGAATACATCGACGTTGATGATGTAAAAATTATCGAAACGACGCCGGCCTTGATGATAAATCCAGTAGAAGGGCAAACCGAAAATGTGTATCGCGCCCTGCAGAACGCACATCCTGCACTAGACGCGCATCGTGTTGGGGCTTACCCGGTAGATTGGCACTGGGAAGGACATCGCCGCATTCCGCAATTGGTGGCATTGGCTGACGAAGGCTGGTCGATTGTTACGAACCGGGCAGCCTTTGAAAGCGGAGAAACGATGCTTTCGGAAGGGGTACACGGGTATGACCGGCAACTTCCTTCAATGCACGCACTCTTTGTCGCAGATGGGCCCGCTTTTGCCAACGGTAAACAGGTGCCCCCTTTTGAGAATATCCACGTGTATCCGCTAGTCGCACACATCCTTTCGCTCACACCAACCGAAGTAGATGGTCGACTGGATGCTGTTTGGCACCTGCTGGAATCAACTTCAGAGTAAGCCCAAGGGGCTATTGCGCATCTTTTTAGCGCAATTTTGCATATTCTCGCGTCTTCTGTAGAAATAGTTACGTGGCTGTGCCTCTCTGGCGCAGTTTTTGAGATCCATTTTCGCCTATCTAATATTCGCTTTATCCCCCTTTCCCCACTCGGGGCACCAACCAAGCTTATCAAATAAAGCAGGTCTGCCTGCGGTATGCTGCTAGTTAATATGAAAATGAGTATCAACAGTATTTTATTCGAGCCCCCAGCACGTTCTTCTTTTATTCGCCGATTGGGCCGAAATTTTTTGATGATGGCTCTTTTGTCGTTGTTCATCGGGACTCAAAATGCACATGCCCAATCCGGTGCTCCTGTATGGGACGATCAGTTTGCGGCTTATGGCGTCGACGGTATTGTGCTTTCAGCAGTCGTAGATAATGGCGGCGTATTGTACATCGGGGGTGAATTCTCTCGCGCCGGCGGTATTGCTGCAGATGGTATTGCCCGATGGGATGGCTCAGCCTGGGCCACCCTGGGTGGTGGACTCGGGGCCGGCTTCTCCGGCGTTGTTCACGCCATGGTTATGGCTTCTGACGGGAGCCTGTTTATTGGTGGCGAATTTGCCGAAGTTTTTCAGGGCAACGGTAATCTGACCGAGGCATTTAATGTTGCCCGCTGGACAGGCTCTAGCTGGGAGCCACTGGGTACCGGGGTTGACGGACCTGTGTACTCGCTTGCTGAGGCGCCGGACGGTGTCATCTATATCGGTGGCGAATTTGGTATGGATGGTTCGGGTGAGTTTGAGCTTAGTAAAATTGCTGCCTGGGATGGTGCAAATCTCTCTTCCGTAGGAAACGGATTAGGAACGTTTAGTGGTGTCCAGGTTCGGGCGCTCGCGTTTGACAGCCAAGGGGACCTGTTTGCAGGCGGTGCTGAATTGGCTGGTGGAATTTTTAAGTGGGATGGTAGTGCCTGGGCAACCATCGGCGCGCGCCATCAGGGTGTTGTGAATACCCTCGCGTTTGATAGCAACGATGCCCTGTATGCCGGCGGTGACTTTCAGGCAGTCATTCAATCAGATGACGCAGAATTGCAAGCCAATCGTATAGCGCGCTGGAACGGTGCCTCCTGGGAAACGCTTGGTACCGGATTCGATGGCGAAATTACGGCGATGGGATTTGATATGGGTGGCATGCTCCACGTAACCGGATTGTTTGGTGCACGCGGAGATGGCGCACTGTTGCGCAACTTGGCCCGATGGAATGGCGACTGGGAGGCCGTTGGTAACAGTGATGACGAAAATTTATTCGAAAGCCTGAATGCGCTGGCTTTTACCCCTGCAGGTGGCCTGTACGCCTTGGGTGACGTTCAGCACTTGGGAGGAACGCTTGTGAATGGCGTTGGCTACTGGGATGGACAGCGCTGGCAGGGTACGGGTGGTATGGGACTGGATGATGCTGTCAAAGCGCTGGCTTTTGATAGCAGTGGCATCCTCTATGCCGGCGGCAGCTTTGCATATAGCGGACCTCGCCACGCCGGCCACGTTGCCGCATGGATTGATAACGCCTGGGCACCGCTTGGAGAAGGGGTACAGGGGATTGAGATTCGTGCCCTCACCAGTGGCACCAACCGGAAAATGTATGTCGGTGGCGATTTTGCCATGGTCCTACAAAATGGTGGTACGGGGCTCGTGGCCTACAATTTTGCAATTTGGGATGCCGTAACACAAAGCTGGTCTACGCCAGGAACGGGTGTGAATGGTGACGTGCACGCTATTGCGGAAGACGCAAATGGCAATGTATATATCGGAGGTGCCTTTACCCAGGATGGTAGTGAGCAAGAGGCGCGCAATTTTATAGCGATGTGGGATGGGACTGCATGGTCAACGCCTGGGGGTGGGATGGATGGCCCAGTTTATGCCCTGGCTGTGAACAATGCCGGCGAAGTAATCGCTGGCGGTGCCTTTACACAGGCAGGTACAGTGGGTAACACGGCATACCTCGCTAAATGGGATGGTGCAGCATGGGCTCCGCTCTCCGATAACACTGTGCTGGATGCTACCGTTCATGCGCTGCATGTCGATGCTGCCGGTGGTGTATATGTAGGCGGTGAGTTTACGCAGGTAGGCACCGCAACCGAAGCCAATTATATCGCGCGCTGGGCTGATGATGCGTGGGCGCCGCTGGGTTCACCAAATAGCAACGGCTTAAGCGGTTGCTGTGTCTATGCGATTTCCGGAGCGACGGGTGAGGCAATTACGGTTGGTGGAGACTTTGAAGGTGTGCGTAACCCGGTAGGGCCAGATCAACAAGCAAACCGCGTTGCCATATGGCAGCCTGCGGGCGGCTGGTCACCGCTGGATTCCGGCGTTGACGACCGGGTACTCGCGCTTGCTTCAAATGGTGAAGATGTATTGGTAGGCGGGGACTTCAGGGTAGCAGGCGGACTGGCATCTTCCTTTGTTGGGCGCTGGAGCAGCAATGAAATGCTTGTCTCAACCGAAGAGGTTGCCGGATTACCCGAAGCCCCAACTGTATTAGATATTTATCCTAACCCTGCGGCAAGCCGGGCGCGGCTTAATGTAGCCGTGAACAGGGCACAGGAAGTACGTGTTACGCTGTTTGATATGCTGGGTCGGCGTGTTGAAGAGGCTTTTTCAGGTTATTTGGCTGCTGATGAGAAACACGTAATCGAACTGAATGCATCTCGCCTGTCCGCCGGGATGTATATGGTTCGCATCCAGGGCGATTCATTCACGGAATCTCGTTCCCTGGTTTTGGTCAAATAGGCTAGACACAGCGCCCTGACATAACCCGGTTACGCAATCGATAGGCAGTATCGGAGTGAAAATTACGCCTGATCGGTCACAATTGTGACTGATCAGGCCGTTGTTTGTAAAGTCTGGTACGAAACTTGGCCTATACAAGCTTGTATTACTTAAAGTTTTACTTTAAGTTAGTGTATGCATCTGTATTGCCGGCAATTCCTGACCGGAAAAAAGCAGGTCGAAAATAGGGGGCTGGCTCTGGCCTTGCCTGTTTTTGATTGAAAATGCGCAGAATTAAGCAGTGAAATTGCAATACTTTACGGATGAAATCCGTTTTGCAATGAATTTAATTGTGATTCTGAGTGGAATTGACGCGCCCGTTTCTTTGGATAAGGTGCGTACACAAAACTGTTTAACCGTGTAATAAAGAGGACATTTGTAGTTACCAGATGAAAACGGTTGTTACAAATAGTAAAATATATAGATTGACACAGCGCCTGACATTTGTTTTGATGATCGCTTTGCTGGGATTTACGCCATTCCAGCAACCTGAATCGCAAACTGAAATCAGAAGAGTTTCGTTTGCCTCCCGTTCAGATGGGCAGGGGATTGTGATCCGTTTGCATGCAAAAGCGCCTTTAAACGCGTATAGCGAACCGCGTTTTGATGACAACAACCAGATCGAAGTCATCCTCTTTAACGCAAAACTGGCGCCTACCTACAAGTCTGATTCGCCATTTGAGCCAGTTGTCGATTTTGACGTGAACGAGCGAAATGGACACCTCGTGTTCAAATTCTCGCTGGAAGACACAATTTCTGTACAGACAGCAGCGTATCCTGATCAGGGTACAAACGATTTGCTAGTGGGTGTTACGAAGGTTGCTGATCAGCACCAGATACCTGTTGCAGCTGTTTCAGACTCAGCAGATCGTGGGAAAAAATTACCAGACATGTCGGTCAAGAAAGTGACCACCAAGCCAGTAGCAACGACTAAAGATGCTGATCTTTCTACTGCTGGTGTAGACCGTAAAACGCTGCCAACCAATACATTGAAAAATGAGGCAATTGCGAAGGCTGTTGCCAAAGAATCTGACGTCAGGGATGTAAAAGCTGTTGAATCGATGCCCATCAGTTCCGTCGCGCTCACTACGGAAGAGAAGGCAGAGAAGTGGACCCTTGATACTGTTGTAATAGACGCCGGCCACGGAGGGCATGACTCTGGCGCTGTTGCAAACGGTATCATGGAAAAAGACGTCAACCTTGCTGTTGCCTTGAAGCTGGGGGCCTACCTCAAACGCTTCCTCAAAGTCAACGTTGTATACACCCGTACCAATGACAGCTTTGTTGAGCTCCAGGAGCGCGGTCACATTGCAAATGAAGCCGGCGCTAAGCTGTTTATTTCCATCCACGCCAACTCAGCACCTTACTCTAACAAGGTCAGTGGCACCGAAACCTACATTCTTGGCCTGCACCGTACCGAGAAGGCCAAAGACGTGATGGAGCGTGAAAACGCGGTTGTAAGCATGGAAGCCAATCCGGACCAGTACAATGCGTTTTACCAAAACAGCATTTTACGGACGCTGGCGCTAAGTGCCAACCTGCGCATGAGTGAAAAACTGGCAGGTGAAATTGAAAGCCAGTTTGCAAATCGTGCCAATCGCCAGAGCCGCGGTGTGAAGCAGGCAGGCCTGATTGTACTATGGGCTGCATCCATGCCGGCTGTGCTGGTGGAACTCGGATATCTCACAAACCGCTTCGAAGCGGCATATCTCAATAGCAACCAGGGGCAAGATTACCTCGCAAGTGCTATATTCAGGGCTGTTCGCGATTTCAAACAGGAGTAC from Bacteroidota bacterium carries:
- a CDS encoding T9SS type A sorting domain-containing protein, translating into MMALLSLFIGTQNAHAQSGAPVWDDQFAAYGVDGIVLSAVVDNGGVLYIGGEFSRAGGIAADGIARWDGSAWATLGGGLGAGFSGVVHAMVMASDGSLFIGGEFAEVFQGNGNLTEAFNVARWTGSSWEPLGTGVDGPVYSLAEAPDGVIYIGGEFGMDGSGEFELSKIAAWDGANLSSVGNGLGTFSGVQVRALAFDSQGDLFAGGAELAGGIFKWDGSAWATIGARHQGVVNTLAFDSNDALYAGGDFQAVIQSDDAELQANRIARWNGASWETLGTGFDGEITAMGFDMGGMLHVTGLFGARGDGALLRNLARWNGDWEAVGNSDDENLFESLNALAFTPAGGLYALGDVQHLGGTLVNGVGYWDGQRWQGTGGMGLDDAVKALAFDSSGILYAGGSFAYSGPRHAGHVAAWIDNAWAPLGEGVQGIEIRALTSGTNRKMYVGGDFAMVLQNGGTGLVAYNFAIWDAVTQSWSTPGTGVNGDVHAIAEDANGNVYIGGAFTQDGSEQEARNFIAMWDGTAWSTPGGGMDGPVYALAVNNAGEVIAGGAFTQAGTVGNTAYLAKWDGAAWAPLSDNTVLDATVHALHVDAAGGVYVGGEFTQVGTATEANYIARWADDAWAPLGSPNSNGLSGCCVYAISGATGEAITVGGDFEGVRNPVGPDQQANRVAIWQPAGGWSPLDSGVDDRVLALASNGEDVLVGGDFRVAGGLASSFVGRWSSNEMLVSTEEVAGLPEAPTVLDIYPNPAASRARLNVAVNRAQEVRVTLFDMLGRRVEEAFSGYLAADEKHVIELNASRLSAGMYMVRIQGDSFTESRSLVLVK
- a CDS encoding N-acetylmuramoyl-L-alanine amidase → MIALLGFTPFQQPESQTEIRRVSFASRSDGQGIVIRLHAKAPLNAYSEPRFDDNNQIEVILFNAKLAPTYKSDSPFEPVVDFDVNERNGHLVFKFSLEDTISVQTAAYPDQGTNDLLVGVTKVADQHQIPVAAVSDSADRGKKLPDMSVKKVTTKPVATTKDADLSTAGVDRKTLPTNTLKNEAIAKAVAKESDVRDVKAVESMPISSVALTTEEKAEKWTLDTVVIDAGHGGHDSGAVANGIMEKDVNLAVALKLGAYLKRFLKVNVVYTRTNDSFVELQERGHIANEAGAKLFISIHANSAPYSNKVSGTETYILGLHRTEKAKDVMERENAVVSMEANPDQYNAFYQNSILRTLALSANLRMSEKLAGEIESQFANRANRQSRGVKQAGLIVLWAASMPAVLVELGYLTNRFEAAYLNSNQGQDYLASAIFRAVRDFKQEYEKGLNLPAAN
- a CDS encoding ectonucleotide pyrophosphatase/phosphodiesterase, with the translated sequence MKRVLITIILIFFVLMLFNWLMPATESNRMAAEDPIVILVSIDGYRADYLDQYPSPNISALAARGVRAEGMIAAHPTKTFPNHYTIVTGRYPSNHGIVANVMYDPVFDETFTMSKRHEVENPRWWEGEPLWVTAELQGVKSGTYFWPGSEAPIKDVRPSFWKRYDGSVPGNRRVDEILSWLDLDPAERPRFITLYFSDVDAQGHRHGPASGEVEEAIDRVDGYIGRLLDGITSRGLNSAVNVIVVSDHGMAQTSPDKVIFIDEYIDVDDVKIIETTPALMINPVEGQTENVYRALQNAHPALDAHRVGAYPVDWHWEGHRRIPQLVALADEGWSIVTNRAAFESGETMLSEGVHGYDRQLPSMHALFVADGPAFANGKQVPPFENIHVYPLVAHILSLTPTEVDGRLDAVWHLLESTSE